One region of Marinitoga litoralis genomic DNA includes:
- a CDS encoding MFS transporter has translation MVERLPMWKKWMYALGQLGWSLASFAIGNALVYFFMPPEGVNMQQFIPRGTVFLGLTIVGLALGVSRLFDAITDPLVATLSDRSNLKLGKRRGFLAISVLPFAIFSFLPFLPPSNNYTLNTIWLFGTVIIFYWLMTMYVTPFFAWMSELGHDPDERLTLSTMISITWAIGYVLGTQIYLFQSILENAGFEPTKAFQIVVIIYGIISFIFMLLPVIFIDEKKYCEERTLNEGSLESIINAFKEKNFKIFVLQDLLYWFGLTGISLGLVYYVVILLGLPKEQASQVQLIMFLLSFIFYVPVNFIAKKTGKKKLLMAGFIIFAINFAFLAFLGKVPLSPYVQSYIVAILSAIPLAIFGILPNAMIADIAEAHGRETGNYKAAVFFGARTFMQKLGQTIAGLVFPSIFIWGSDQVNAVGLRISSIISMTFMILGFILLILYNEKRILKILNAESNI, from the coding sequence ATGGTAGAACGATTACCTATGTGGAAAAAATGGATGTATGCTTTAGGGCAATTAGGATGGTCATTAGCTAGTTTTGCTATTGGAAATGCTCTTGTTTACTTTTTTATGCCACCTGAGGGTGTAAATATGCAACAATTTATTCCTAGAGGAACAGTTTTTCTTGGGTTAACCATTGTTGGTTTAGCATTAGGAGTTTCAAGATTATTTGATGCAATTACCGATCCATTAGTTGCAACTTTATCCGATAGAAGTAATTTGAAATTAGGAAAAAGAAGAGGATTTTTAGCTATAAGTGTTTTACCTTTTGCTATATTTTCTTTTCTTCCTTTTTTACCACCATCAAATAATTATACATTAAATACAATTTGGTTATTTGGTACTGTTATTATTTTCTATTGGTTAATGACTATGTATGTTACTCCATTTTTTGCTTGGATGAGCGAACTTGGTCATGATCCGGATGAAAGATTGACTCTAAGTACTATGATATCTATTACTTGGGCTATTGGATATGTTTTGGGAACACAAATATATCTATTCCAATCTATACTAGAAAATGCAGGATTTGAACCAACTAAAGCCTTCCAAATAGTTGTTATTATATATGGAATTATAAGTTTTATCTTTATGTTATTACCTGTAATATTTATTGATGAAAAAAAATATTGTGAAGAAAGAACACTAAATGAAGGTAGTTTGGAATCTATAATTAATGCATTTAAAGAAAAGAATTTCAAAATTTTTGTTCTACAAGATTTATTATATTGGTTTGGTTTAACTGGTATTAGTCTTGGTTTAGTATATTATGTTGTAATACTATTAGGATTACCAAAAGAACAAGCATCACAAGTTCAATTAATTATGTTCTTACTTTCATTTATTTTTTATGTTCCAGTTAATTTTATCGCCAAAAAAACTGGAAAAAAGAAATTATTAATGGCCGGATTTATTATATTTGCTATTAATTTTGCGTTTTTAGCATTCTTAGGGAAAGTCCCGTTATCTCCATATGTTCAAAGTTATATAGTTGCTATATTATCAGCTATTCCTTTAGCAATTTTTGGTATTTTACCAAACGCAATGATAGCAGATATAGCAGAAGCACATGGGAGAGAAACTGGAAATTATAAAGCGGCAGTATTTTTCGGAGCAAGAACATTTATGCAAAAATTAGGTCAAACTATTGCAGGATTAGTATTTCCTTCAATTTTTATTTGGGGATCAGACCAAGTAAATGCGGTTGGTTTAAGAATAAGTTCTATAATATCTATGACGTTTATGATTTTAGGTTTTATATTATTAATATTATATAATGAAAAAAGAATATTGAAAATATTAAATGCAGAATCAAATATATAA
- the fliS gene encoding flagellar export chaperone FliS, producing the protein MYQPNNFQNANNKYIESMVKTASPAKLVELLYLNSIERLNRARKYIEEKKFADANTQIIRVEDIIMELNLSLDMEKGGEISKNLRSLYAYMYRRLLEANLNKNVEILEEVKSLLNTLLEAWREAMKQAGDVIKQQVNGPERKGFDIST; encoded by the coding sequence ATGTATCAACCAAATAACTTTCAAAATGCTAATAATAAATATATAGAAAGTATGGTAAAGACAGCTAGTCCTGCAAAACTTGTAGAATTATTGTATCTTAATTCAATAGAAAGATTAAATAGAGCAAGAAAGTATATTGAAGAAAAGAAATTTGCGGATGCTAATACACAAATAATACGGGTAGAAGATATAATTATGGAATTGAATCTTTCACTTGATATGGAAAAAGGTGGAGAAATATCGAAAAATTTAAGATCATTATATGCATACATGTATAGAAGATTATTAGAAGCTAATTTGAATAAGAATGTAGAAATATTAGAAGAAGTAAAATCATTATTAAATACACTATTAGAGGCATGGCGTGAAGCAATGAAACAAGCTGGCGATGTGATTAAGCAACAAGTTAATGGACCAGAAAGAAAAGGATTTGATATATCTACATAA
- a CDS encoding cupin domain-containing protein, translating into MKIGEKLKKLRLSRGLTQEELAIRADLTRGFISQLERDLTSPTLESLEMILRALGTNLKEFFSDFEEKKIIYKKSDRVPMYDTPEGVKEELLMTDTEVKKIEPMIVELEPMAQTEEENYHEGSEFGYVLEGNIELWLDDVKHKAKAGDSFYFKSDKIHYIKNASKKKKAKILWIEIQ; encoded by the coding sequence ATGAAAATTGGCGAGAAGTTAAAAAAACTAAGACTTTCTCGAGGTTTAACTCAGGAGGAATTGGCTATAAGAGCTGATCTTACAAGAGGATTTATTTCTCAACTTGAAAGAGATTTAACTTCTCCAACTCTTGAAAGTTTAGAAATGATTTTAAGAGCATTAGGAACTAATTTAAAGGAATTTTTCTCTGATTTTGAAGAGAAAAAGATTATATATAAAAAATCTGATAGAGTACCTATGTATGATACTCCTGAAGGTGTAAAAGAAGAATTACTAATGACCGATACCGAAGTAAAAAAAATCGAACCTATGATAGTTGAATTAGAACCAATGGCTCAAACCGAAGAAGAAAATTATCACGAAGGTTCAGAATTTGGATATGTATTAGAAGGAAATATAGAACTTTGGTTAGATGATGTGAAACATAAAGCTAAAGCTGGTGATTCATTTTATTTTAAATCAGACAAAATACACTACATAAAAAATGCTAGTAAAAAGAAAAAAGCAAAAATATTATGGATAGAAATTCAATAA